One region of Spirochaetota bacterium genomic DNA includes:
- a CDS encoding FAD-dependent oxidoreductase, with translation MKTNQVYDAIVVGTGPGGATVARELSKKKKKVLMLERGSDPTIKGTYLQAASMFMPGKGTLFTYGGLAMVRGITMGGSSVFYYATAFDPPTAMLKKYGIDITKEIAECKKELPIAPLKDELIGPMAKRIMQSARELGYPWDKLPKFVYQDKCRASCDKCNLGCPYGAKFNARMWAEEAVKLGASLIVNAKVEKVIFDGKRAIGVEYTKKGKKEKVYGSDIIIAAGGIGSPIILRNSGIKGAGFDYFFDPLICVMGTVTDIKGGREFPMACGHQFIEDGYVMTDMTVPQLLYQAFAAEVLRVDRLLSHSHTLQIMIKEKDSLGGYLTNNEGVRKRLAFDDRKKLMHGYERAKNILKNAGAKNIFKSWYIAAHPGGTVKIGHLLDKNLQTEKEHLYVCDCSVIPEAWGLPPALTLYSLGKRLAKHLTKSK, from the coding sequence ATGAAAACAAACCAAGTATATGATGCAATTGTGGTGGGAACTGGTCCGGGTGGGGCAACCGTTGCAAGGGAGCTATCGAAAAAAAAGAAAAAAGTTTTGATGTTAGAAAGAGGCTCTGACCCCACCATCAAAGGCACGTACTTGCAGGCAGCATCCATGTTTATGCCCGGCAAAGGCACTCTGTTTACATATGGTGGGCTTGCAATGGTTCGCGGCATCACAATGGGTGGCAGCTCGGTATTTTATTATGCAACTGCATTTGATCCTCCCACCGCTATGCTCAAAAAATATGGTATTGATATTACTAAAGAGATAGCTGAATGCAAAAAAGAGTTACCAATAGCTCCGTTGAAGGATGAGCTCATTGGACCCATGGCAAAGCGCATTATGCAGAGTGCTCGTGAGTTAGGTTATCCGTGGGATAAATTGCCAAAGTTTGTATATCAGGACAAATGCAGGGCTTCTTGCGATAAATGCAATTTGGGATGCCCGTATGGTGCAAAATTCAATGCACGAATGTGGGCTGAGGAAGCTGTAAAGTTGGGTGCATCATTAATAGTAAACGCTAAAGTTGAGAAAGTCATTTTTGATGGTAAACGTGCTATTGGCGTTGAATATACAAAAAAAGGAAAAAAAGAAAAAGTATATGGTAGTGACATCATCATAGCTGCTGGTGGCATAGGCTCGCCAATTATTTTACGCAACAGTGGTATTAAAGGTGCAGGGTTTGATTACTTTTTTGATCCATTGATTTGTGTGATGGGAACAGTTACGGATATAAAAGGCGGCAGGGAATTCCCTATGGCATGTGGACATCAGTTTATTGAGGATGGTTACGTAATGACTGATATGACAGTGCCACAGCTTTTGTACCAGGCATTTGCAGCAGAGGTGCTGCGAGTTGACCGCCTTTTAAGTCACAGCCACACTCTACAAATCATGATTAAAGAAAAGGACTCTTTAGGTGGCTATCTAACAAACAATGAAGGTGTGCGAAAGCGACTGGCGTTTGATGACAGAAAGAAACTTATGCATGGGTATGAGCGTGCAAAAAATATCTTAAAAAATGCAGGTGCAAAAAATATCTTCAAATCCTGGTATATTGCAGCACATCCTGGTGGCACTGTAAAGATAGGCCATCTTCTTGATAAGAACTTACAGACCGAAAAAGAACACCTGTATGTGTGTGATTGTTCGGTAATACCTGAAGCATGGGGGCTTCCGCCAGCGCTTACATTGTACAGCTTAGGCAAGCGCCTGGCCAAGCATTTAACAAAATCAAAATAA
- a CDS encoding TetR/AcrR family transcriptional regulator, with amino-acid sequence MPKVVDHDAYRDDLLSRCFWVFAQYGYDKMTMRQIAKVLGVSTGTLYHYFPNKQAIIKALFDWVMRTNVGDVKNRVRDIDVTSMRIDIAKDFWKQNAEYYRHVMLLAFDLLRNTSKEEHEPVFKSFADYYKNAMVEIFKIPYEFSELLFILFLGSVFHSIVTPQSFSYDNAVNTIVTLIREAVKENGCNKAPYKQTSQ; translated from the coding sequence ATGCCAAAAGTAGTGGATCATGATGCATATCGTGATGATTTATTGTCACGTTGTTTCTGGGTTTTTGCTCAGTATGGATATGACAAAATGACAATGCGGCAAATTGCAAAGGTGCTTGGAGTATCAACAGGCACCTTGTACCATTATTTTCCAAATAAACAGGCAATTATTAAAGCACTGTTTGACTGGGTTATGCGCACCAATGTAGGAGATGTAAAAAACAGGGTGCGGGATATTGATGTCACAAGCATGCGAATAGATATTGCTAAAGATTTCTGGAAACAAAACGCCGAATACTATCGGCATGTAATGTTGCTTGCGTTTGACCTGTTGCGAAACACAAGTAAAGAAGAACATGAGCCAGTGTTCAAATCGTTTGCTGATTATTATAAAAATGCAATGGTTGAAATTTTTAAAATACCGTACGAGTTTTCTGAACTGTTGTTTATACTGTTTTTAGGTTCGGTTTTTCACTCAATTGTTACTCCTCAAAGTTTTTCATACGATAATGCCGTTAATACCATTGTCACACTCATACGTGAAGCAGTAAAGGAGAATGGATGTAATAAAGCACCATATAAACAAACATCACAATAA
- a CDS encoding 2-hydroxyacyl-CoA dehydratase family protein encodes MFDEMYMIAQSIENEYIKNAKKEGRLCIGYTCSYFPEEILHSLGIVPYRIKGIDVHSLSVADAAFGPFICSHPKCLLQHFVDGHYAFLDGIIITPGCDSMRRIDECLRKTAENLSLSVVPGFFFHYAVPHKITEYSIKWLVDELQRFIERVTAHFQLSFSLEKLNESIRFYNRLRTLIAQLNELRMQHPPAITGADAVATFVSGLSMPREIFAQKLESLLSQSMHSHYDRLRLMLIGSANDDIQLLKLIEGDIAAVVADTLCYGPRLDVDYVNEDDEPLHALAFRYLQHSHCPRMFGGYRQRLAKVLETIAKAQVDGVILQNIRFCDLHGAENGLLERDLEKIGVPCVRLEREYGPLADYERLRMRIEAFIERIQARKVTKTHS; translated from the coding sequence ATGTTTGATGAGATGTATATGATAGCGCAATCAATTGAGAATGAATATATTAAGAACGCAAAAAAAGAAGGAAGATTATGCATTGGCTATACGTGTTCATATTTTCCTGAAGAAATTTTGCACTCATTGGGGATAGTGCCATATCGTATAAAAGGGATTGATGTTCATTCATTGTCTGTGGCTGATGCAGCGTTTGGGCCATTTATTTGTAGCCATCCTAAGTGTTTGCTGCAGCATTTTGTTGATGGCCACTATGCATTTTTGGATGGGATTATCATTACACCAGGGTGCGACTCAATGCGAAGGATTGATGAGTGTTTAAGAAAAACTGCTGAAAATCTTAGCTTGTCTGTAGTCCCGGGATTTTTCTTTCACTATGCAGTTCCACATAAAATAACAGAGTATAGTATCAAATGGCTTGTGGATGAGTTGCAACGATTTATTGAGCGTGTTACGGCTCATTTTCAATTATCATTTTCACTAGAAAAATTGAATGAGTCCATACGGTTTTACAACAGGCTAAGGACTCTTATAGCACAACTTAATGAACTACGCATGCAACATCCACCAGCTATTACTGGTGCTGATGCAGTTGCTACGTTTGTTTCTGGTTTATCGATGCCACGTGAAATCTTTGCACAAAAATTAGAGTCACTATTATCGCAATCAATGCACAGCCATTATGATAGGTTGAGGCTTATGCTAATAGGCAGTGCAAACGATGATATTCAACTGCTCAAATTAATTGAAGGTGATATCGCAGCAGTTGTAGCTGACACCCTGTGTTACGGACCACGGCTTGATGTGGATTATGTCAATGAAGATGATGAACCATTACACGCATTAGCTTTTAGATATCTACAACATAGCCATTGTCCACGGATGTTTGGAGGGTATAGACAGCGCCTGGCAAAAGTGTTAGAAACAATAGCAAAAGCACAGGTTGATGGAGTAATTTTACAGAACATACGCTTTTGCGACCTGCATGGTGCAGAGAATGGTCTTCTTGAACGCGATTTAGAAAAAATAGGTGTACCGTGTGTTCGCTTAGAACGAGAGTATGGTCCTTTAGCTGATTATGAAAGGCTCAGGATGCGAATAGAAGCATTTATTGAGCGTATACAGGCAAGGAAGGTTACAAAGACGCATAGCTAA
- a CDS encoding 2-hydroxyacyl-CoA dehydratase family protein: MRQALKQYNFDWMLWRTYLAGSRLQSGTQNEYALALQYIPYFREPVMQIFKTKAGQLFLEMVALYLDNIVNAHARGKKTCMTTFCFSPAILYALDIVPVTLEVLSVMMTFLYKRGTAEFLDYCNEAGFTETSCSSQRGSMGAYLAGIGAPIDMVVTDSPGVCDTNANAFAFFAAYKDVPFFQLNMPPWLVEERVTRYHVEDYKALVQFLEEQSGRKLEDDTLQQILLELHKQDELINILEQYLCYKPLPLPVTTCLFIYAGRFMFAGMPIYTKLLEMLVEEGKENVMLQKQGLYQALEKVRGFFCYIDHYTHSLRLWQMLDELGIGYSGNILSHFWADSNPPVVKYNCREAAYSIKTDTRDDMLVSIAAINSRMPMIKSIRGPYDLPYMWLEDTLALARLYNADFIVYNGTPGCRNTWGMVKLLAQDTEKAGFPTHIMYADAFDDRVQSWESTRDRFEEFLRVRRLI, encoded by the coding sequence ATGCGGCAAGCGTTAAAGCAATATAACTTTGACTGGATGTTGTGGCGTACCTATTTGGCTGGTTCCAGGTTGCAATCAGGAACACAAAACGAATATGCATTAGCATTGCAGTATATACCTTATTTCAGAGAACCCGTGATGCAGATATTTAAGACTAAAGCAGGGCAGCTTTTCCTTGAGATGGTGGCACTGTATTTAGATAATATAGTGAATGCTCATGCACGTGGCAAAAAGACATGTATGACCACCTTTTGCTTTTCACCGGCAATATTATATGCACTGGACATAGTACCCGTTACTCTGGAAGTACTATCTGTTATGATGACATTTTTGTACAAACGTGGTACAGCAGAGTTTTTGGATTATTGTAATGAAGCAGGATTTACAGAAACATCGTGTTCATCACAGCGTGGCTCGATGGGAGCATACTTAGCTGGCATTGGAGCACCAATCGATATGGTGGTTACCGATTCGCCGGGAGTATGTGATACCAATGCCAATGCATTTGCATTCTTTGCAGCATATAAGGATGTACCATTTTTTCAACTCAATATGCCACCATGGCTTGTGGAAGAGCGAGTTACACGCTATCATGTGGAAGATTATAAAGCTCTTGTTCAATTTTTAGAGGAACAAAGTGGCAGAAAGCTTGAAGATGATACCTTGCAGCAGATATTGCTGGAGCTACACAAACAGGATGAGCTTATAAACATTCTAGAACAGTACCTTTGCTATAAACCTCTACCACTTCCAGTAACTACCTGTCTATTTATCTATGCGGGGAGGTTTATGTTTGCGGGGATGCCTATTTACACCAAGCTTTTAGAAATGCTTGTTGAAGAAGGAAAAGAAAACGTGATGTTGCAAAAACAAGGATTATATCAGGCTTTAGAAAAAGTGCGTGGGTTTTTTTGCTATATTGACCACTATACACACAGCCTTCGCCTGTGGCAGATGCTTGATGAACTTGGCATTGGCTATTCTGGAAATATTTTGAGTCATTTCTGGGCTGACAGCAATCCCCCTGTAGTAAAGTATAACTGTAGGGAAGCTGCATATTCAATAAAAACAGATACTCGTGATGATATGCTGGTAAGCATTGCTGCCATTAATTCTCGAATGCCGATGATAAAATCCATACGTGGACCCTATGACCTGCCGTATATGTGGCTTGAGGATACGCTGGCTCTGGCACGATTGTATAATGCTGACTTCATTGTATATAATGGGACACCAGGTTGTCGCAACACCTGGGGAATGGTAAAGTTATTGGCACAGGATACTGAAAAAGCAGGATTCCCCACGCATATTATGTATGCTGATGCATTTGACGACCGTGTGCAGTCATGGGAATCAACACGTGACCGCTTTGAGGAGTTCTTGCGGGTACGGAGGCTTATATGA
- a CDS encoding acyl-CoA dehydratase activase: MIVAGCDIGSLTTKALLFDGNKIIASSIVKSNPKPEEGALEALGNACAIATVNTNDIAYCIGTGYGRKRIPFAHETISEISCHSKGAFYLYPNVRTIIDIGGQDCKVISLTSDGEVDRFVTNDKCAAGTGRFLEVMAKILKIELQELSHMAKKGNAAITLASACTVWAQADVIKYLNEGVSKENIALGVCRSMAKRVSVLVNQLQLKKDVCITGGVAKNDAVVRELEKLLGVTVVKISNVDPQLTGALGAALYAYSKTRGKQ, from the coding sequence ATGATTGTTGCTGGATGTGACATAGGTTCGCTCACCACAAAGGCGCTTCTTTTTGATGGAAACAAAATTATTGCATCATCAATAGTGAAGTCAAATCCAAAACCTGAGGAAGGAGCATTAGAAGCGTTGGGTAATGCGTGTGCGATAGCAACTGTTAATACAAACGATATTGCATATTGCATTGGCACTGGTTATGGGCGCAAACGCATACCCTTTGCACACGAGACAATCTCCGAGATATCATGTCACAGTAAAGGAGCATTCTATCTTTATCCCAATGTGCGAACCATCATCGATATAGGCGGGCAGGATTGCAAGGTGATATCTCTTACAAGCGATGGAGAAGTTGACCGATTTGTCACCAATGATAAATGTGCAGCAGGTACTGGAAGATTTTTAGAAGTGATGGCTAAGATATTAAAGATTGAATTGCAGGAGCTATCGCACATGGCAAAAAAAGGCAATGCTGCTATTACACTTGCATCAGCGTGTACTGTATGGGCGCAAGCAGATGTAATAAAATATCTGAATGAAGGAGTAAGCAAAGAAAATATTGCTCTTGGGGTATGCCGTTCAATGGCAAAACGCGTATCGGTACTTGTCAATCAACTGCAATTGAAAAAGGATGTATGTATTACTGGGGGTGTGGCAAAAAATGACGCAGTGGTAAGGGAGCTTGAAAAGCTTTTAGGGGTAACAGTAGTAAAAATTTCCAATGTAGATCCACAGCTTACTGGCGCATTAGGTGCTGCGCTGTATGCGTACAGTAAGACAAGGGGGAAACAATGA
- a CDS encoding acyl-CoA dehydratase activase yields the protein MIVAGCDIGSTTAKAVVLEDTKLLWHAIVPVEGSPKDAAMELFEKLQRVTGIPKSEIAAVCGTGYGQKNIPYATFVESEIVCHAKGVLCVDPQIRTIVDIGGQDAKVCRIDNFGNVERFVYNDKCASGTGRFLEITADVLEVKLNDLAHLHKSGHKEIALSNQCVVFAESEIISLLNSGQEIGSIVKGLHKALASRVASLALSIGTVPKIAFTGGVALNGGMVEALAQVLKTELVVHQWCQIMGALGAALVARERVENRVAS from the coding sequence ATGATTGTAGCAGGATGTGATATAGGTTCAACTACGGCAAAAGCCGTAGTGCTTGAAGATACAAAACTACTTTGGCATGCAATAGTACCAGTTGAAGGTAGCCCAAAGGATGCAGCAATGGAGTTGTTTGAAAAACTTCAGCGTGTAACTGGAATACCCAAAAGTGAAATTGCGGCAGTGTGTGGTACTGGCTATGGACAAAAGAATATACCGTATGCAACTTTTGTGGAGTCAGAGATTGTATGCCATGCAAAGGGTGTATTGTGTGTTGATCCACAGATACGCACTATAGTTGATATTGGTGGCCAGGATGCCAAAGTATGCCGCATAGATAATTTTGGAAATGTTGAGAGGTTTGTGTATAACGATAAATGTGCATCTGGCACAGGAAGGTTTTTGGAAATTACTGCTGATGTTCTTGAAGTAAAGTTAAATGATTTAGCACACCTCCATAAAAGTGGCCATAAAGAAATTGCATTGTCAAATCAATGCGTGGTATTTGCAGAATCAGAAATAATTTCGCTTTTAAACAGTGGCCAGGAAATTGGCAGTATTGTAAAGGGGTTGCACAAAGCACTTGCATCACGTGTTGCATCGCTAGCGTTAAGCATTGGCACAGTGCCAAAAATAGCATTCACTGGTGGAGTAGCGCTTAATGGTGGAATGGTTGAGGCACTTGCACAGGTGCTTAAAACTGAACTGGTTGTACATCAGTGGTGCCAGATAATGGGTGCATTGGGGGCAGCGTTGGTGGCGCGTGAAAGGGTGGAAAATCGTGTTGCATCATGA
- a CDS encoding AAA family ATPase — protein sequence MNTQTPKVIAFCGKGGSGKTSVCTIVIKYLMGTGKKILAIDADPAEGLSWALGVTPSKTLDDLRQSLSHALNTKQVTNKDELYAMAHYELLSGLIEHKGFDFLAVGRPEAEGCFCSINSFLRHCIGLLVQHYDVVCIDGEAGLEQVNRRVLDTVNHIIIVSDTSLRSMLVSKSLIALSKERMNGAQCSIIINKVGDSYCEVNGLPVIGTLPLSETICRFDTAGKSLLEIDENDEFYVRLKEIIIPYI from the coding sequence ATGAACACACAAACGCCAAAAGTTATAGCCTTTTGTGGTAAAGGTGGATCAGGCAAGACGTCGGTATGCACAATTGTGATAAAGTATTTAATGGGTACGGGCAAAAAAATACTGGCTATTGACGCTGATCCAGCAGAGGGGCTCTCATGGGCATTGGGGGTTACGCCATCTAAAACACTGGATGATTTGCGTCAGTCACTATCGCATGCACTTAACACAAAGCAGGTAACAAATAAAGATGAACTATATGCAATGGCACATTATGAACTACTTTCAGGTCTAATTGAGCATAAAGGCTTTGATTTTTTGGCTGTTGGGCGCCCGGAAGCTGAAGGATGTTTTTGCAGCATAAATTCATTTCTACGCCATTGCATTGGCTTGCTTGTACAGCATTATGATGTTGTGTGCATAGATGGTGAGGCGGGCCTTGAACAGGTTAACCGTAGGGTGCTTGATACTGTCAACCATATAATAATTGTGAGCGATACATCACTTCGTAGCATGTTAGTATCAAAAAGTTTGATTGCGCTTTCAAAAGAGCGGATGAATGGAGCACAGTGCAGTATTATTATAAATAAAGTGGGCGATAGTTACTGTGAAGTTAATGGACTTCCTGTTATTGGGACACTGCCACTATCAGAGACTATTTGCCGTTTTGACACTGCGGGGAAAAGCCTTTTAGAGATTGATGAAAATGATGAATTCTATGTAAGGCTTAAAGAAATTATTATACCATATATCTGA
- a CDS encoding PAS domain S-box protein, which yields MSTVSKSSLGILDYLNDSVFIHTFDGTILEVNKTASEQLGYSVEELRGMNIRDLDTPEFAALIQERIEEFKQKERLIFESAHKRKDGSVVPVEVSIRPISYDNTPCIISVVRDITARKLMEKSLQDSEARFRAIAENISDVVWIVDFHFEFIYISPAVEQVLGFTLEEYLKRRVDERYPPEVLQDMYVKLLEELENEKNPNIDKNRTRVIEIQEYRKDGSLADLSVHVKFLRDESGKPNAIIGVSRDVTEKKKAEKEIQRYKLIFEQSLNEIYLFDSKTLKFMYVNHAALNNLGYSFEEMSQMTPVDIKPEFTFETFNKKIEPLKKGTNKKIVFETVHKRKNGSVYNVEVHLQLVKHDGEEYFAAIILDITERKKIEAALKESEEKFRILAESTPMAIIMYQDDKWIYANPAAERITGYTKEELYQMNFWDIIHPDEQELVKERGRKRQRGEHVTPSYEFRIVDKSGLVKWVFITGASVIYKGRTAGLLSVLDITEKKKDEEEKKKLQEQLLQSQKMEAIGTLAGGVAHEFNNMLNIIAGHAELALINIPNDSPARQDVEEIKKAAQRSAEITKKLLTFARKHEDAYTTINLNETIDAIIGMLQRLIGENIQLIWKPLKKELLVKIDPLSIDQILVNLCVNARDAISNHGNITIRTSVVNLDEVMALQNGVFPGDYAVIDVSDTGQGMDDETLQHIFDPFFTTKAVGKGTGLGLSTVYGIVKNNGGFIKVRSDKGKGSTFSIYLPLFIERKEFAPYYDEAIMTLYRGTETILLVEDEVSILNMTRKMLENLGYTVLPTSDPFEALEIAKKYAGTIHLLFTDVVMPKMNGVDLSKLITALHPSIKVIYTSGYPAEILSQHNFKPNTVNYLPKPVSFAVLASAIRTILES from the coding sequence GTGAGCACAGTTTCCAAATCTTCACTTGGAATTCTGGACTATCTTAATGATTCTGTATTTATACATACCTTTGATGGTACAATACTTGAGGTAAATAAAACAGCAAGTGAGCAGCTTGGATATTCAGTTGAAGAGCTAAGGGGGATGAATATTCGTGATCTTGATACACCGGAATTTGCAGCGTTAATTCAGGAGCGTATAGAAGAATTCAAACAAAAAGAAAGATTAATTTTTGAATCAGCACATAAACGAAAGGATGGTAGTGTTGTTCCTGTTGAAGTGAGCATACGTCCAATTAGTTATGACAACACTCCCTGCATTATAAGTGTGGTGCGCGATATCACTGCTCGTAAACTGATGGAAAAGTCTCTACAGGATAGCGAAGCAAGGTTCAGAGCAATTGCTGAGAACATATCTGATGTTGTATGGATAGTTGATTTTCACTTTGAATTTATATATATAAGCCCTGCAGTAGAACAGGTCTTAGGCTTTACTCTTGAAGAATATTTAAAAAGGCGTGTGGATGAAAGATACCCACCAGAAGTGTTGCAGGATATGTATGTAAAATTATTAGAGGAATTAGAAAATGAAAAAAACCCAAATATCGATAAAAACAGAACCCGTGTTATTGAGATACAGGAATATAGAAAAGATGGCTCTTTGGCAGATTTAAGTGTTCATGTTAAATTTTTACGTGATGAATCAGGAAAGCCTAATGCCATAATAGGAGTATCACGCGATGTAACAGAGAAAAAAAAGGCCGAAAAGGAGATACAGCGGTATAAGCTCATTTTTGAACAATCGTTGAATGAAATTTACCTCTTTGACAGTAAAACACTTAAATTTATGTATGTCAATCATGCTGCACTGAATAATCTGGGGTACTCATTTGAAGAAATGTCACAAATGACTCCTGTTGATATTAAGCCTGAATTTACGTTTGAGACGTTTAATAAAAAAATAGAACCATTAAAAAAAGGAACTAATAAAAAGATTGTATTTGAAACTGTACATAAAAGAAAAAATGGGAGTGTATATAATGTAGAGGTTCATTTACAGTTGGTAAAACATGATGGAGAGGAATATTTTGCTGCTATCATCCTTGATATAACAGAAAGAAAAAAAATAGAAGCAGCACTTAAGGAAAGTGAAGAAAAATTCCGGATACTTGCTGAATCTACTCCAATGGCTATCATAATGTATCAGGACGATAAATGGATCTATGCTAATCCAGCAGCTGAACGTATAACTGGTTATACCAAGGAAGAATTATATCAAATGAATTTCTGGGATATTATTCATCCTGATGAACAGGAATTGGTAAAAGAACGCGGAAGAAAACGACAAAGAGGTGAACATGTAACGCCAAGTTATGAATTCAGGATTGTTGATAAAAGTGGTTTGGTAAAGTGGGTCTTTATAACTGGGGCTTCTGTTATTTATAAAGGAAGAACTGCCGGGTTACTATCGGTTCTTGACATAACTGAAAAGAAAAAGGATGAAGAAGAAAAAAAGAAATTACAGGAACAGCTGTTACAATCACAAAAGATGGAAGCAATTGGCACTCTTGCAGGTGGTGTTGCACATGAGTTCAATAATATGCTCAACATAATTGCAGGACATGCTGAGTTGGCGCTAATAAATATTCCCAACGATAGTCCTGCTCGCCAAGATGTTGAGGAGATAAAGAAAGCAGCTCAGAGGTCCGCAGAGATTACAAAAAAATTGCTTACCTTTGCCCGAAAGCATGAGGATGCATACACCACAATAAATTTGAATGAAACTATTGATGCAATTATTGGCATGCTGCAAAGGCTCATTGGTGAAAATATACAGCTTATATGGAAACCCTTGAAAAAAGAGCTGTTGGTAAAAATTGATCCATTGAGTATTGATCAGATTTTGGTCAACTTGTGTGTAAATGCCCGTGATGCCATTAGTAATCATGGCAATATTACTATAAGGACGAGTGTTGTTAATTTAGATGAAGTTATGGCTTTACAAAATGGAGTATTCCCAGGGGATTATGCTGTAATTGATGTCAGCGATACCGGGCAAGGGATGGATGATGAAACACTGCAACACATTTTTGATCCATTTTTTACTACAAAAGCAGTGGGTAAAGGGACTGGGCTTGGCTTATCTACTGTGTATGGAATTGTAAAAAATAACGGAGGATTTATCAAAGTTAGAAGTGATAAAGGGAAAGGCTCAACATTTTCCATTTATTTACCTCTATTCATTGAAAGAAAAGAATTTGCACCCTATTATGACGAAGCAATAATGACGCTCTATCGTGGTACTGAAACTATTTTGCTTGTGGAGGATGAAGTTTCAATTTTAAATATGACCAGAAAGATGCTGGAGAATTTGGGATATACCGTGTTACCTACCAGTGATCCATTTGAAGCACTGGAAATTGCAAAAAAATATGCCGGGACAATTCATCTTTTATTCACTGATGTTGTAATGCCAAAGATGAATGGTGTGGATTTGTCAAAACTTATCACAGCACTGCATCCATCTATTAAGGTTATATATACATCAGGTTATCCTGCAGAGATACTGTCGCAACATAATTTTAAACCAAACACAGTCAATTATTTGCCAAAGCCGGTGTCGTTTGCCGTATTGGCTTCTGCCATTCGTACAATTTTGGAAAGCTGA